The Acyrthosiphon pisum isolate AL4f unplaced genomic scaffold, pea_aphid_22Mar2018_4r6ur Scaffold_20988;HRSCAF=22714, whole genome shotgun sequence genomic interval CGTAGGTTTTAGCCTTCATAAGGATTTAGGAACTTTTAATTCTTTAGTTGCGAATTTACAAACCTATTGGTATGAAAACCCGTGTATGTGTTAATttcggtttttcattttttattaaaattgctaAAAGTAAATGCTTTTTATATTGTGAGTTTACcagtagtattttattttcctaatatctgaaatgaaattttcaccTACATATTAAGAGCTTATAGGTAaggtttcataatatattaaggattactacacaataataaattagaattaacTGTAAGTAcaacgtaggtatacataaaatcaaagttaattatgaaatactgaaatacgcATTCCGTATTTCCAATACAtttagttgatatttttaatgatggaatatgtattattaactattaaacatattatacttattattattttattctagtatgatatattagtattttttttaatattcaagtaaCTTTACCTAATATCAGGGCCGGACTACGGGAGGGGGGCAGAGGAGTCGCGTCCCCATGGCCTACAGTGTTATGGGGCCACCTAGACAAAAATTAAGAATTCTAAATATCATTGTCACAAAAAATTAAGTGTATTTAATTAACAATGCGGCCAAGTGGGTTTTaatcaattacaaaaataatttaatcgacACTTCAAAATTTAGTTTTCGTTAAAAGCTGCGCGACCGTTTGCATTTTaaatcgtaaatatttaatatgtttgttgTGAATTTTTCGaacaaaacttcaaaaatacCAAGCGATTAATCCAAGTCCCAGGGCCCATTATTCCATAAATCCGGGCCTGCCTAATATCTCGTtgcttttttcaatatttttattatagagcTATGTACCTAGTCAAGTTGatacaatacaaaaatgtgaaaattcaaaatacttttaactcacttttataattaaattgataattatagttaaatttaccTTAATATCAATAACCACAAAAGTGTTTTGGAAAATACATGGAACATCAATTTAGGAcatttaaaacagaaaaaataataattcgtttaattttaaattaattgtctatatatacatacatttgttAGGACAGTTCCACCGCATATGGCCAAACGCCCTGCACGAATGGCACATTATAGGAAGCCGTCCCCGTCCCCGTCCGCGTCCGCGTCCCCGAAAAACATTTTCTTCACCAGTGTAATATGGTGCGGGTCGTGCGGCCTgtgtaactatttaaatatttatagaatattttttcaatattataaacaatttcttaactaatattaacatactaacttaatttttttaatattttattattgaaactaaCCTACTGACACAATCGACCTAAGAGCCTCTGTATAAATGATCGTGGAGGCTGGGAGAGTGTGTCCACCATGTCCACCGTATCCACCATGTCCACCGTATCCACGTCCGCCGTGTCCCCTCAGACGACTACCATGACCACGGACGAAATTATTGCTTCGAGCAGGTGCTACTGCGTTTGTGGTTTGTCGTGGGTTAGGCCGACGATTAGTGGCACTGCCACGGGGCCAGTTGCCTGTGAACGGCATATGCGTGGGtctacaacattttataaatgagcaaaaattaatacttaataacattttgttgtaaaatttatttcataattattacatttacataggtattataaataaatttaattcgatGATCAACTTACATATTAGGGTCGCACACCACTACTTTATGCCGCTGCAGTACATTATCGGCCAACTTTGTTCTTAAGAGGGAAATGAATTGGTCATAGTTTATAATTTCTGACTTTGGAAATGCCCAAATTGATGAATTAGGGACCATCGCCATCGTTTCACCAATTTGGGCTTCCAAAGTCTGGAAAAAATGTAGGTCGTCTCTTACAAATGCCCAAATTAGAAATGAATCATTTACACGGACCACTTGTCCTTTTGATACAGATGCCCACCTCCCATTATCTATTAagctgtaaaaatataaattaaattagaataattacATGCgttgatacaaatttaaatataaaaccattataaCCATTATAACCATTATTACCTTAGTGATAGTCTAAAATGGTCCAAGCATCTAGTGAACATGGTGTTTTCGCTCGCGCTTGTTAATTCCACCGGCAATATCTTTAGTGTTTCCGGACCACCACAATCCAGAAACTCAACTTTTTGCTCCGTACATGCGGCGATTACATGGCGTGATATCTGAAACTGTATATCACATTTATGAtttgagtaaattattattttttcttaaacaattatatatttcacatacattttttggcattaaaataataacgaaaaatacgatatgcaatataaatgattaataataataaataatattatgaaatcagAAATCTTACGTTTTCGGGATCGCATACAGTAATCTTCATCGTTCGATCAACGAACGTGGATTGTAGCATACCATGGACTTCGTGCCAATTCAATCCATCCAAAGCACAACCCAGTTTCGGGATAATTAGCAAATTTATAGACAAATCTGCTAACATATCCCGTAACTGGATTAATGCACTTGCCAGAGCCTCCGGAGCTGGTTTGTGGTGTTACAGAAGTTTAGTCACCAGGTAAAAAACATGAATGTCTTTTTCCTGGTGAACTTTTAGTTCTGCTACACCACCAACTGTGACCTTTTGGTCCAACAGAACACCGACCTGTCCATATTTCAGTCTGTAACATAAATCGACTTAACTATAAATCGCATTGAACAATGAAAATAAGTGCTCAGACAAcatacttttacattttaactcCTGAATATACctttatttaaaactgttaagTATTTAggacgtaattatattatttttaaatgtctgtatatgtttgatataaaataagtaagtagTATGATTTAGTATGTTCTAAATACTGAGCCCTTGAGCCTTGAGCCTTGCTCGTCCGCTGGCCCTTATCATCACTCGCGTACGTACGCGACGTTACCCCACCCCACATCCCGCATCCCGCATCCCACTGATCCGCCGCCGATGATCGCGTACGTGTGTGACGTATATTTACCCCTCCGACTCTTGATCCTTGATTACGTAGGTACGTGTGTGATGTATATTTACCCCTCCACCTGAACCCATCTACTCATCACGTGAccgataaatattttgtatatttacccCTCCACCTGAACCCATCTATTCATCACGtgactgataaatattttgtatatttacccCTCCACCTGAACCCATCTACTCATCACGTGACCGAtacatatttagtatatttaccCCCACCACCCCACCACCTTCCGATCCGTTATGTgagctatatatattttatcagttatcaattaCACATTTATCCTGTAGACTCTtagatattatacttaacaacaacaaattaaaatacctattagtgAATAACATACAATGAAATCAGAATCTTCCCACGAAATGCtatcatacctatattttttttacttatatttattataaatattatcaattatatgaGTATAGAAATCTGGATTTCAATATAGTCGTCTTTTTAACAGTAAGGTAATATCTTTTGGTTGTTCCAtacttttgataatttttttctatatttaaaaaaactaaatatgtgTCGTATTCAAGAAGAAGAAACAGTTGGAGTTAATACTCATAACATAAGGTAAGTGttaacgtattttaatattaattattttgatattaatttttaattaatttatttagtgagATAAACGATCTGCCTGTCATTCGAGCTATTAATCCTGACTTGGTTATATATTTGAGGCGATTCCAACATTAATTTTCACATGTAGGGATATCTGCTAAGAGGCTGAGGACTTGGACTAGACGTGCGAGAAATTTTTCTCAACAGTTCAATGTAGATTTTCTAGTATTGGTTATGTTGTCACGTGATAGACATTATGATAGATCGATTCCAGAAGATGATGCTATAGTAAGTTCAAAAAtacatatagtaaatattagataaatatattatgagatttggtaatatttattaattcattatagaTCCAGATAACGTGTTTCGAAGTAATGGTCTCGTCTAGTATGATTCGTAGGCATACacagtactatattattatgcagttgATGTATGGTATCCAAAGAATAGCGGTTATACAAAATGAAAGCCTGAGGGAAGGGTTTGAAATGGAATGGGTTATTAATGTATTGACTATTctatcatttttagatttcGATTTTCATAGTTCaagatttatattaaatagaataaggagcctaat includes:
- the LOC107884885 gene encoding uncharacterized protein LOC107884885, with translation MLADLSINLLIIPKLGCALDGLNWHEVHGMLQSTFVDRTMKITVCDPENISRHVIAACTEQKVEFLDCGGPETLKILPVELTSASENTMFTRCLDHFRLSLSLIDNGRWASVSKGQVVRVNDSFLIWAFVRDDLHFFQTLEAQIGETMAMVPNSSIWAFPKSEIINYDQFISLLRTKLADNVLQRHKVVVCDPNIPTHMPFTGNWPRGSATNRRPNPRQTTNAVAPARSNNFVRGHGSRLRGHGGRGYGGHGGYGGHGGHTLPASTIIYTEALRSIVSVG